The DNA region GATGAATTCAGGCGCTGGCTGATTTATACTTGTAGCTTGCCCTGCAAATGGCTCGGTGCACGTCGAAAAGACATGCGGCCAGGTCACGCAAAATCCCGGGCACGCGGTCGCCTTCCGGCATGGAGGGCGGGAACGCGCGAAGTGAAGGTCTTTCGTCTAGCATGATTCGTATTCTGCAGCAGGACAACCGCCTCATCAAGATCATCTTTGCCGTCATTATTACCGTGGCGTGCGTCACCATGGTGATCACGCTTGTTCCCGGCATCTTCGACAATGCTGATACCACCGCTGGGCCGAATGGCACCTTTGCAACGGTTCGCGGTCCTGGCATCCTGGGGCGGTTCACCGGCGAAAGCATTCCCATCAAAGAAACAGATGTGGAGCAACTGGCGCAGCGACAGTTGCAGCAGCAGCACCTTCCGGATTTCCTCATGCCGTACATGACCCAGCGCGCCGGGCAGGTGCTGGTGCAGCGAGCGATCCTGAAGCGTGAAGCAGACAAGATGAAGCTGCAGGTGAGCGACGAAGACCTTCGTCGTGAGTTGCAGACTGGGCCCTTCGCGCAGTACCTCTTTCCCAATGGGCAGTACATCGGCGACGACGGCTACATGAACTTCGTGCAGAGCAACTTCCAGACCAGCCGCAGCGACTTCGAGTCCAAGGTGAAGAGCGACTTGGAATTGAACCGGCTGCAGGCCCTGATTACGGGCGGCGTGACGGTCCCGGACAGCGCGGTTCGCGAGGCTTACCGGGTGCAGGGAACCAAGGTCAAGTTTGATTACGCTGTGATCTCGTCTGACGATTTAGCCAAGACGATCAATCCGAGCGACGCGGAGTTGCAGTCCTTCTTCAAGGCGAACCAGGCCCGCTATGCCACAGCGATCCCCGAGACTCGCAAGATTCAGTACGTCGCCTTCGACGCATCGAACCTGCCCGGCGGCAAGCCTCAGATCACCGATGCCGAGGTGCAGGCTTACTACAAGCAGCATCAGGATGAGTACCAGGTGAAGGACCAGGTCAAGGTCCGGCACATTTTGATTGCCGTTCCTCAGGGCGCAGATGCCAAGACGGATGCCGCAGCCAAGGCGAAGGCTGAGGATGTGCTGAAGCAGATTAAGAGCGGCGGCAACTTCGCCGAGCTTGCCAAGAAAAACTCAGATGACCCGGGAAGCAAGGACCAGGGCGGCGAGCTCGGCTGGCTCGACCATGGCAAGACGGTTCCGGAGTTTGACAAGGCCGCCTTTGCATTGGCTCCCGGACAGACTTCCGATCTAGTCAAGACGCAGTTCGGTTATCACATTTTGCAGGTCGAAGATAAAAAGACCGCTCACGAGCGGCCTTTGGAAGAGGTAAAGTCGGAGATTGTTCCTGTGCTGGAGCAGCAGAAGGCTGGAGCAGCCGAGCAGAACTTCGCGACGCAGTTAGCGGCAGACGCAAAGAAAGAGGGTCTCGACAAGGCTGCAGCGGCAAAGGGTCTGCACGTCGTTACGACCGACTATGTAGCCAAGGACGGCGTTATAGCCGGGCTGGCTGATGGATCTGCTCTGTTGACGCAGGCTTTCGCTACGACAAAGGGAGCGGCTCCCGCGGCGGTTTCGACCGGCAACGGCTTCGCGGTATTTCAAGTCGAGGATGTGAAGACGGCACACGCGCCGGACTTTGCCGACTATAAATCTCACATTCTTGACGACTACAGAGAACAGCAGTTGCCGCAATTGCTGAGCACCCAACTCACTAAGCTGGATGACCGGGCCAAAGTTCTAAATGACCTGAAGAAGGCAGCCGCTGAAATGAACGTTCCAGTGAAGACCAGCGACTTCGTCTCCAAAGATGGTCAGGTTCCTGATCTGGGCGCGATGAGCGGCCCGGGCGCAGTGGCTTTCTCGCTAGCCAAGGGAGCCATCTCTGGACCGATTAATGCAGGCAGAGTAGGAGTTGTCCTTACGGTCCTCGACAAACAGGAGCCGACTGCGGACGATATTGCCAAGAACTTTGACAAGATGCGAGCGCAGTTGATGGGAGAACGTCAGGATGAAATCTTCCGCGTATATATGGGAAGCCTGATGGAGAAGTACGAGAAGGGCGGGGCAGTGCGGTATTCGAAAAAGCCGGCTGAACCAGGTCAGGCCCCCATCGGCGGTTAGAATCCTGTAGTTTTGCAGTAAGGCCCGGACAGATGTCCGGGCCTTGTGTTTTTAGATCACCTTGGAAGCTGGATGCGATTTCGCGAGCGCTTCGGTTGAACCATAATTATTTGCCGAGTAATGTCTGACGCAGCTCTGTCGTCAACGATGTGAGGTCACTGTGAGAATCGGAGGTTAAGGTCTTCAGTATCTGCTCCATTTGACGGGCGATCTCCGTGCCATGGTGGTAGCCGAACATTCCGAGAGAGCCGGAGAGTTTGTGGGCGACCTCGAAGGCCTGCGCCCGCAAGGTTTCACTCATCGTACCCGATGCAGCTTCCGATGCGGCGCGGTCGAGAAGGTCGAGCCGTTCGTACAGCGTGGGCAGATGGCGTTCCCACATGCTTCTCAACAGGACATCGATTTTAGCTTCTTCTTCTGGGGTCATTGGGGAATCTGCGGCGTTGCTGAGTGGCAATCTGACTCGCTAGTCTTCTTTCCAGCCAAGCGCCTCAGATATCTGATGGGCCAGGGTCAGAGGATCGAAGGGCTTGAAGAGAATTGCGGCCAGGCCGAGGCTGGCGAAACGGCGCTGATCTACTCCTTGCACCTTGGCAGTGAGCAATAGAACGGGGATGTGGGCGACGAGTGGATTCTGCTGCATGTTGCGGAAAGTGGTTGGGCCGTCTACGCCGGGCATCATGACGTCCATGAGAATTGCATCGGGTTGCTCGGCAGTTGCGACCGCGATTCCTTCGACGCCGGAACCGGCAGTGAAAACCTGCCAGCCAGCGGTCGCCTCCAGCGCGAGCGCGGCGACTTCGCGGATATCGTCCTCATCGTCAATGATCAAGATGCGTCGCATAAGCGTGCCTATTCTCTCATGCTACCCGAAGGATTGCCGATAACCGTGCAGCTTCGCCGGAGACTGGTTCACGCTGACGGGCCGACCGGAGCGAGGTCGGAAAGTTTCGAGCGCAGGCGCTGGACCATTGAAACCACAAGTTCCTCGACCTCCTGCGGTTGAATACGTGCTTTGGTGAGGAACTCGGTGGGACCGAGACGGAGCTTGGCCATTTCACTATCTGAGACTTCGCGGCCCGAGTAGACGATGAGCGGCAGCGCGCGAAGCTTGGGTTGCTGACGGAGCCACTCGACCAGACTGAAGCCATCGCCGTCGGGAAGCGTCAGATCAAGAATAAGCAGGTCCGGGGGCGAGTCGATGCATTGCCGGATTGCCTCCTGCCGCGTGGCAGCGTGGCAGATCTTTACGCTGGCGCTCCGAAAGCTGGCGAGTACGACGTTAGCCAGATCGCTGTCATCCTCAATGAGCAGAACATTGGCTGGCCCTTCGCCATGATGCAAGACGCGGCTCAGTTCGGCGAAGAGATGCTTTTCGTCGAAGGGTTTCTGCACCCATCCCTGGGCGTCGCCGATAAATTGCGGGCGCAGTGTGGAAGACAGGACGCTGAGGACGACGACAGGGATGTGAGCGGTGGCAGGATTGTTGCGGAGGTGCTGGAGAGTCTCCCACCCGCTGAGTCCCGGCATATACAGATCGAGGAGAATGGCTTCAACCTGATGCTCGGCGGCGAGGACAAGCGCTTGCTGGCCAGAGTTGGCTTCGATGACGGTGTAACCCTGACGCTGAAGGTGCTCAGAGACTACAGTGCGGATTCCGGGATCGTCGTCGCAGATCAGGATAGAGGCGTGAACAGGAGAAGACGGTAGCGAAGCAGGTTGAGCCACATCGCTCGCTCGCGTGACCCGAGGGAGCATGACATAGAACGTGGCTCCGGGGCCGAGGTTACGCTGCGCCCAGATCGATCCACTGTGCTGCTGGACGATGCTGCGGCAGATGGAGAGACCGAGACCAGTTCCGCCTTTTTGGCGGGCGTCGGAGGGTTCGACCTGCTGGAAGCGGTCGAAGATGCTGTCCAGCTTGTCGCTGGGAATGCCCCGGCCTTCGTCTGAGACCTTGAGCAGGATGGAGTCTGAGGATGCTTCGGTGTAAATGCTGACGGTCGACGCTGCGGGCGAGAACTTGATGGCGTTGGAGAGCAGGTTGGTGAGGACCTGAAGGATGCGGTCAGAGTCGCCGTCGAAGAAGAGGCCTTCTTGCGGACCAGCCGGCGTAATGAGTTGGAGGTGAACGGTGTTCGCGTCGGCCATCGGCTTCATGGTTTCGATGGCCTGCTTGCAGAGGTCGCGGAGAGAGCAGCGGCGGACCTGAAGCGGCGCGCGGCCGGATTCCATGCGCTCGATATCGAGGATGTCGTTGATGAGGCGGATGAGACGATCGGTGTTGGTGACGGCGATGCGGAGGAGGTTTTGTGCCTTGGCGTCGACATTGCCGATAACGCCGGAGGAGAGCAGACCGAGTGCACCGCGAATACTGGTAAGTGGCGTGCGTAGTTCGTGGGATACGGTAGAGATGAACTCGTTCTTCAGGGTGTCAAGCTGCGAACGTTCGGTAAGTTGGAGATTGTGCTGATGCTGCTGTTCGCGGGCCTGCGTGAGCTGGACAGAGATGTCCCGCAGATTGCGTCGGGCGCGAAGAGCGACGAAGGCAAGAACGGCGATGAAAGCAAGCAGTACAAGATATCCGGCAATGAGGAGCGTGTTCATTTGAGGCCCGTAACTCTATAGTAACTTCCTGGCAGCGTAATAGTAACGCATTGACTATGACTGTTAGATGTATGGAATCTGAATGGAATCTGATTGATACATAAAAAAAGGACGTTCCAGAGGGAGCGCCCTTTTTTTCGGCTTGATAAGAAGGGAGTTAGACCGTAACGGGAACCTGGTTGAGGATGGTTGCCCATTGCTTGCCTTTGCGGGCGGCGTGGGCCTTTTTGTGGAAGGCGTAGCCAGCGATAAGGGGAAGGGCGAGGGTGGCCTCTGAGAAGACCATCTGCTCGTAGGTGAGGTCTACCTTGCCCCAACTGGATGCTTCTTTCAGGGTGCTTCCGGAGAGAGCACCGTCGCGGGCGTCGGCTACGGTGATCTGGATCGCGTATTTGTGCATCGAGGCTTCGACGCCGAGCACGTCTGCGGCTACGA from Edaphobacter paludis includes:
- a CDS encoding peptidyl-prolyl cis-trans isomerase; this encodes MIRILQQDNRLIKIIFAVIITVACVTMVITLVPGIFDNADTTAGPNGTFATVRGPGILGRFTGESIPIKETDVEQLAQRQLQQQHLPDFLMPYMTQRAGQVLVQRAILKREADKMKLQVSDEDLRRELQTGPFAQYLFPNGQYIGDDGYMNFVQSNFQTSRSDFESKVKSDLELNRLQALITGGVTVPDSAVREAYRVQGTKVKFDYAVISSDDLAKTINPSDAELQSFFKANQARYATAIPETRKIQYVAFDASNLPGGKPQITDAEVQAYYKQHQDEYQVKDQVKVRHILIAVPQGADAKTDAAAKAKAEDVLKQIKSGGNFAELAKKNSDDPGSKDQGGELGWLDHGKTVPEFDKAAFALAPGQTSDLVKTQFGYHILQVEDKKTAHERPLEEVKSEIVPVLEQQKAGAAEQNFATQLAADAKKEGLDKAAAAKGLHVVTTDYVAKDGVIAGLADGSALLTQAFATTKGAAPAAVSTGNGFAVFQVEDVKTAHAPDFADYKSHILDDYREQQLPQLLSTQLTKLDDRAKVLNDLKKAAAEMNVPVKTSDFVSKDGQVPDLGAMSGPGAVAFSLAKGAISGPINAGRVGVVLTVLDKQEPTADDIAKNFDKMRAQLMGERQDEIFRVYMGSLMEKYEKGGAVRYSKKPAEPGQAPIGG
- a CDS encoding Hpt domain-containing protein — encoded protein: MTPEEEAKIDVLLRSMWERHLPTLYERLDLLDRAASEAASGTMSETLRAQAFEVAHKLSGSLGMFGYHHGTEIARQMEQILKTLTSDSHSDLTSLTTELRQTLLGK
- a CDS encoding response regulator; protein product: MRRILIIDDEDDIREVAALALEATAGWQVFTAGSGVEGIAVATAEQPDAILMDVMMPGVDGPTTFRNMQQNPLVAHIPVLLLTAKVQGVDQRRFASLGLAAILFKPFDPLTLAHQISEALGWKED
- a CDS encoding response regulator: MNTLLIAGYLVLLAFIAVLAFVALRARRNLRDISVQLTQAREQQHQHNLQLTERSQLDTLKNEFISTVSHELRTPLTSIRGALGLLSSGVIGNVDAKAQNLLRIAVTNTDRLIRLINDILDIERMESGRAPLQVRRCSLRDLCKQAIETMKPMADANTVHLQLITPAGPQEGLFFDGDSDRILQVLTNLLSNAIKFSPAASTVSIYTEASSDSILLKVSDEGRGIPSDKLDSIFDRFQQVEPSDARQKGGTGLGLSICRSIVQQHSGSIWAQRNLGPGATFYVMLPRVTRASDVAQPASLPSSPVHASILICDDDPGIRTVVSEHLQRQGYTVIEANSGQQALVLAAEHQVEAILLDLYMPGLSGWETLQHLRNNPATAHIPVVVLSVLSSTLRPQFIGDAQGWVQKPFDEKHLFAELSRVLHHGEGPANVLLIEDDSDLANVVLASFRSASVKICHAATRQEAIRQCIDSPPDLLILDLTLPDGDGFSLVEWLRQQPKLRALPLIVYSGREVSDSEMAKLRLGPTEFLTKARIQPQEVEELVVSMVQRLRSKLSDLAPVGPSA